One window of Methanogenium organophilum genomic DNA carries:
- the mch gene encoding methenyltetrahydromethanopterin cyclohydrolase, with the protein MISINELALELFEELAEYPEDFNAVFHQLDNGARIVDCGVQAKGGYAAGKRFTEICMGGLAEVSFRMGQINHVPMPFIDVNTDFPSLACLGAQEAGWRITHEKYFAMGSGPARALSRNPKECYELIEYEDDCDYAVICLESDTLPNEAVMQKIADGCNVDVANVCAVVAPTASVVGSIQVAGRCVETAIYRLEQLHYDPKKVICACGSAPVPPVKSDSTKAMGCTNDATIYFGQINLTIDGADIADYVDKIPSNTSSSYGKPFYDTFKEANFDFFKIDQGLFAPAEVTINEVSEGKVYRCGAVNPEVTLQSFGYL; encoded by the coding sequence ATGATCAGCATTAATGAACTTGCACTTGAGCTCTTTGAGGAGCTTGCAGAGTATCCGGAAGACTTCAATGCAGTCTTCCATCAGCTTGACAACGGAGCACGCATCGTTGACTGTGGTGTTCAGGCAAAAGGCGGCTATGCCGCAGGAAAGCGCTTCACTGAGATCTGTATGGGTGGCCTTGCTGAAGTATCATTCCGGATGGGCCAGATAAACCATGTCCCGATGCCCTTCATCGATGTCAACACTGATTTCCCGTCACTTGCGTGCCTTGGTGCACAGGAAGCAGGGTGGAGGATCACCCACGAGAAGTATTTCGCGATGGGCAGCGGCCCGGCCCGCGCTCTTTCCCGCAACCCGAAGGAGTGCTATGAGCTCATAGAGTACGAAGACGACTGTGACTATGCAGTCATCTGCCTTGAGTCTGATACACTCCCGAACGAGGCAGTGATGCAGAAGATTGCAGACGGATGCAACGTCGATGTCGCAAATGTCTGTGCAGTTGTTGCACCGACTGCATCCGTTGTCGGTTCCATCCAGGTGGCAGGCCGTTGTGTTGAGACAGCAATCTACCGCCTTGAACAGCTCCACTACGACCCGAAGAAGGTCATCTGTGCATGCGGTTCAGCTCCTGTACCTCCGGTGAAGTCGGACTCCACCAAGGCAATGGGCTGCACCAATGATGCCACTATCTACTTCGGTCAGATTAACCTGACCATCGACGGTGCTGATATCGCAGACTATGTCGATAAGATCCCGTCCAATACCTCCTCTTCCTACGGCAAACCGTTCTACGACACATTCAAGGAGGCAAACTTCGACTTCTTCAAGATTGACCAGGGTCTCTTTGCACCCGCAGAGGTTACAATCAATGAAGTCTCAGAGGGGAAGGTATACCGCTGTGGTGCAGTAAACCCCGAAGTGACTCTTCAGTCCTTCGGCTACCTCTGA
- a CDS encoding DUF1294 domain-containing protein has product MDTFIIFAALYVVVNIIAFLVYGRDKRKAENGAWRTPEKTLIIAAFLGPFGAYAGMRKFRHKTQKLKFKVVPFFLILHCGAIIWFVSLFLMV; this is encoded by the coding sequence ATGGATACCTTCATCATCTTCGCGGCCCTCTACGTCGTGGTAAATATCATCGCATTTCTTGTCTACGGACGGGACAAACGCAAGGCAGAAAACGGTGCATGGCGCACCCCGGAGAAGACACTCATCATCGCAGCATTCCTCGGGCCTTTCGGTGCGTACGCAGGCATGCGGAAGTTCCGCCATAAGACACAAAAACTGAAGTTTAAGGTAGTCCCGTTCTTTCTCATACTCCACTGTGGTGCAATCATCTGGTTTGTATCCCTCTTTCTCATGGTGTGA